Proteins encoded by one window of Planktothrix tepida PCC 9214:
- a CDS encoding PQQ-dependent sugar dehydrogenase, which translates to MLNWRYFPILFLGLLIACQQNSDRSLITPPISNSESTAISATPEPPKPIPIKPLSPQPIRITLESLPQPFHSNSASKPPQVIAIPDNPVLNVPPGFKVNIFAENLDNPRWLALTPNGNVLVTETKQNRIRLLKDTNKDGVTDEITTFADGKNGLNIPFGMAFSPNYFFLGNTNEVRRYAYNNQDQLTGTGEKIATLPGGGYNQHWTRNVVVSPDNKKLYVSIGSETNVSEENLPRASVQIMNLDGSNQQTFASGLRNPVGLDFHPQTTELYTTVNERDGLGDDLVPDYFTRIRPGEFYGWPYSYFTPNNLDPRHVENGQSIQPDLVQKTLKPDVLFQAHSAALGLQFYDGNTFPDQYKNGAFVAFRGSWNRNAGTGYKLVFIPFNQGRPQDYYEEFLTGFLVNPSIPETWGRPVGLLVLPDGSLIFTEESNGRIYRIQYSP; encoded by the coding sequence ATGTTGAATTGGCGTTATTTTCCAATCTTATTTTTAGGGCTGTTAATCGCTTGTCAACAAAATAGCGATCGCTCCTTAATTACTCCCCCCATTTCCAATTCTGAATCAACAGCTATTTCTGCTACTCCCGAACCCCCAAAACCGATTCCAATAAAGCCTTTATCCCCCCAACCGATTCGGATTACTTTAGAAAGTTTACCTCAACCCTTTCATAGTAATAGTGCTTCTAAGCCGCCTCAAGTTATTGCAATTCCAGATAACCCCGTTTTAAATGTTCCCCCCGGATTTAAAGTTAATATATTTGCTGAAAACCTAGATAATCCCCGTTGGTTAGCCTTAACCCCCAATGGTAATGTATTAGTTACTGAAACCAAACAAAACCGAATTCGGTTATTAAAAGATACTAATAAAGATGGAGTAACGGATGAGATTACAACCTTTGCTGACGGAAAAAATGGGTTAAATATTCCCTTTGGAATGGCATTTTCTCCCAATTATTTTTTCTTAGGAAATACAAACGAAGTCAGACGTTATGCTTATAATAATCAAGATCAACTGACCGGAACTGGTGAGAAAATAGCAACGTTACCCGGAGGCGGATATAACCAGCATTGGACTCGAAATGTTGTTGTTTCTCCCGATAATAAAAAACTCTATGTTTCTATAGGTTCAGAAACAAATGTGAGTGAAGAAAATCTTCCTAGAGCATCGGTTCAAATCATGAATTTAGATGGCTCTAATCAACAAACTTTTGCGTCTGGACTTAGAAATCCTGTTGGGTTAGATTTCCATCCCCAAACCACAGAACTCTATACAACTGTTAATGAACGAGATGGCTTAGGAGATGATTTAGTTCCTGATTATTTTACTCGTATTCGACCAGGAGAATTCTATGGATGGCCCTATAGTTATTTTACACCCAATAACCTTGATCCGCGTCATGTTGAAAATGGTCAAAGTATTCAGCCGGATTTAGTTCAAAAAACATTAAAACCTGATGTTCTGTTTCAAGCCCATTCTGCTGCTTTAGGGTTACAATTTTATGATGGAAATACCTTCCCTGATCAATATAAAAATGGGGCATTTGTTGCCTTTCGAGGCAGTTGGAACCGGAATGCAGGAACGGGATATAAATTAGTTTTTATTCCCTTTAATCAAGGTCGTCCCCAAGATTATTATGAAGAGTTTTTAACTGGATTTTTAGTTAATCCTTCTATCCCTGAAACCTGGGGTCGTCCGGTAGGATTATTAGTCTTACCCGATGGAAGTTTGATTTTTACGGAAGAAAGTAATGGTCGAATTTATCGGATTCAATATTCTCCCTAA
- a CDS encoding PD-(D/E)XK nuclease family protein — protein sequence MTRFRLSQQHLNLLSLCPRKFQYTYLDQLVSPISPEDEERITWGNRFHLLMQQHELGLPVEALLTEDLELKRCYTEFLSVASDIFTLNSDQQNLRFREAEHYRSLNFKDDLLVAIYDLIKAEEQQAQIFDWKTYPRPQNRHLLEQNWQTRLYLYLLVETSQYLPEQVSMTYWFVKSPQKQPPQSLHFPYTEQQHQKNQQDLTQLIDQFHHYLEGYEQGKPFPQVDITQGYCKSCQFGIRCQRVPEELALDQPLNSLNLYNIDQIQEVTI from the coding sequence ATGACTCGATTTAGACTGTCTCAACAACACTTAAATTTGTTGTCTCTGTGTCCCCGAAAGTTTCAATATACCTATTTAGATCAATTGGTTTCCCCCATCTCTCCAGAGGATGAGGAACGCATCACTTGGGGAAATCGATTTCACCTGTTGATGCAGCAACATGAGTTAGGATTACCGGTGGAAGCATTACTCACGGAAGACCTTGAATTAAAACGCTGTTATACTGAATTTTTAAGTGTTGCATCGGATATTTTTACGTTAAATTCTGATCAGCAAAATTTAAGATTTCGAGAAGCAGAACATTACCGAAGTTTAAATTTCAAGGATGATTTATTAGTTGCTATTTATGATTTAATTAAAGCCGAGGAACAACAAGCGCAAATATTTGATTGGAAAACCTATCCTCGTCCCCAAAATCGCCATCTTTTAGAACAAAATTGGCAAACTCGATTATATCTTTATCTTTTAGTCGAAACCAGTCAATATTTACCCGAACAAGTTTCGATGACCTATTGGTTTGTTAAGTCTCCTCAAAAACAACCTCCTCAATCTTTACACTTTCCCTATACTGAACAACAGCATCAAAAAAATCAACAAGATTTAACCCAACTGATTGATCAATTTCATCACTATTTAGAGGGTTATGAACAAGGTAAACCCTTTCCCCAGGTTGATATAACTCAAGGATATTGTAAATCTTGTCAATTCGGGATTCGTTGTCAACGAGTTCCTGAAGAATTAGCACTTGATCAACCTTTAAATTCTCTGAATCTTTATAATATTGATCAAATTCAAGAAGTTACAATCTAA
- the mraY gene encoding phospho-N-acetylmuramoyl-pentapeptide-transferase has product MDTKFSSVKSFNLSGQTLLLFLSLGLSVFALSLDGVNGQLFQIQGSLFLPWLVCTVAVSVLGSWVIPILVRIKAGQFIREDGPQAHLQKAGTPTMGGVFLIPAGVAIAVILTQFHPHVIAVSALTLAYGLIGWLDDWQILRRKSNKGISPKMKLALQVGFATLFCLWLLATQSPTLTTVALPLGFAIPLGLLFWPLAIFVQVAESNATNLTDGVDGLMGGLGAIAFLGLGAYLAPTAPELTTFCACMSGSCLGFVTHNRNPAKVFMGDTGALALGGAFATVALLTNSLWVLLIISGIFFVETLSVIAQVSYYKATKNSDGVGKRLLKMAPLHHHLELSGWQETQVVGTFYLINAILVLITLILGYLST; this is encoded by the coding sequence GTGGATACCAAATTTTCTTCGGTTAAATCATTCAACTTGTCTGGACAAACCTTACTATTGTTCCTGAGTTTGGGGTTGAGTGTATTCGCCTTGAGTTTAGATGGGGTGAACGGCCAATTATTCCAGATTCAAGGGTCGTTATTTCTGCCTTGGTTAGTGTGTACGGTTGCGGTTTCTGTTTTGGGATCTTGGGTGATTCCAATTTTAGTCCGAATTAAAGCCGGACAATTTATTCGAGAAGATGGCCCCCAAGCGCATTTACAAAAAGCTGGAACTCCAACGATGGGAGGGGTCTTTTTGATTCCTGCGGGTGTAGCGATCGCTGTTATTTTAACTCAATTTCACCCCCATGTAATAGCGGTTTCTGCCTTAACTTTAGCCTACGGATTGATTGGTTGGTTGGATGACTGGCAAATTTTAAGACGTAAATCGAATAAAGGCATTTCTCCTAAAATGAAATTGGCGTTGCAAGTCGGTTTTGCAACGCTATTTTGTTTGTGGTTATTAGCAACTCAATCTCCAACCTTAACCACCGTTGCGTTACCCTTGGGATTCGCAATTCCCTTGGGATTATTATTCTGGCCGTTGGCAATTTTTGTTCAAGTTGCTGAGAGTAATGCCACCAATTTAACCGATGGGGTTGATGGATTAATGGGGGGGTTAGGTGCGATCGCATTTTTGGGGTTAGGTGCGTATTTAGCCCCCACAGCACCGGAATTAACCACCTTTTGTGCTTGTATGAGTGGGAGTTGTTTAGGATTTGTTACCCATAACCGGAACCCAGCAAAAGTATTTATGGGGGATACGGGAGCCTTAGCATTAGGAGGAGCTTTTGCTACCGTTGCCTTATTAACCAATAGTTTGTGGGTGCTATTGATTATTAGTGGAATTTTCTTCGTTGAAACCCTGTCGGTGATTGCTCAAGTTAGCTATTATAAAGCGACCAAAAACTCCGATGGAGTCGGAAAGCGTCTGTTAAAAATGGCTCCTTTGCACCATCATTTAGAATTATCAGGATGGCAAGAAACCCAAGTTGTCGGAACTTTTTATTTGATTAATGCTATCTTAGTTTTAATCACCCTGATCCTAGGTTATTTATCAACCTAA
- a CDS encoding cytochrome c biogenesis protein CcdA, translating into MLETLQTKLYELAQLANDLVQTQLTHLTGVSIAVIFMAGLLTSLTPCMLSMLPITIGYIGGYETENRQQAAIQSIWFALGLATTLAGLGILASFVGQVYGQIGFGLPIIVSVIAILMGLNLLEALPLQMPAFDTMGWIPKQFPQSLKSYLLGLTFGLVASPCSTPVLATLLAWVSTTGDIILGGILLLAYAVGYVAPLVLAGTFTATIKKMLELRKWSNWITPTSGVLLVGFGVFSLVFRLLPVT; encoded by the coding sequence ATGCTAGAAACCCTACAAACAAAATTGTATGAACTGGCACAACTGGCAAATGATCTGGTTCAAACCCAACTAACTCATCTAACTGGGGTGAGTATTGCTGTTATTTTTATGGCGGGTTTGTTAACCAGTTTAACGCCTTGTATGCTGTCCATGTTACCGATTACCATTGGCTATATTGGTGGTTATGAAACCGAAAATCGACAACAAGCCGCCATTCAATCCATTTGGTTTGCATTAGGACTGGCTACCACCTTAGCTGGGTTAGGAATTCTGGCATCTTTTGTCGGACAAGTCTATGGTCAAATTGGCTTTGGTTTACCCATTATTGTAAGTGTGATTGCGATTTTAATGGGGTTAAATTTATTAGAAGCTTTGCCCCTACAAATGCCTGCTTTTGATACAATGGGATGGATACCTAAACAGTTTCCCCAAAGCTTGAAATCCTATTTATTAGGGTTAACCTTTGGGTTAGTCGCGTCTCCCTGTAGTACCCCTGTATTGGCAACATTATTAGCCTGGGTTTCTACAACAGGAGATATTATTTTAGGAGGAATTTTATTATTAGCTTATGCAGTTGGTTATGTTGCACCTTTGGTATTAGCAGGAACCTTTACAGCCACGATTAAAAAAATGCTAGAACTGCGAAAATGGTCTAACTGGATTACGCCGACAAGTGGCGTTTTATTAGTTGGGTTTGGTGTATTTTCGCTGGTGTTTAGATTGTTACCCGTTACTTAA
- a CDS encoding cytochrome c biogenesis protein has protein sequence METEPSVFQKLIAGETLIKKVFRKEILPILADLRLAILLLLIIAVFSISGTLLEQGQSLEYYQSNYPEHPALFGFLTWKIIIFIGLDHVYRTWWFLSLLVLFGSSLTACTFTRQLPTLKSARRWTYYDKPQQFQSIALSAELTTGSLTALEPLLKKRHYLVFQDGNKLYARRGIIGRIGPIVVHGSMLIILAGSIIGSITGFTAQEMVPGGNIFQVKNILDAGQFSQAQIPKDWAVKVNRFWIDYDPDGRIDQFYSDLSVINKQGEEVERKTIHVNEPFRYQGVTFYQADWGIGALRVRVNKSPVFRLPMAPLDTGGQGRIWGTWIPIKPDFSAGVSVLAKDLKGTVLVYNGKGELVSTVREGMSTEVDGVTLFIDEVVGSTGLQIKADPGIPIVYLGFGLLMISVMMSYVSHSQIWALKEGERLYIAGKTNRAKVTFEREIVAILDDLNDLDQNNLLSVGNLSENLQN, from the coding sequence ATGGAGACAGAACCGTCAGTATTTCAAAAACTAATAGCGGGAGAAACCTTAATCAAAAAAGTGTTTAGGAAAGAAATTTTACCGATTTTAGCCGATTTAAGACTCGCTATTTTACTGTTATTAATAATTGCTGTTTTTAGTATTTCAGGAACACTTCTCGAACAAGGTCAATCCCTAGAATATTATCAATCCAATTATCCTGAACATCCTGCTTTATTTGGCTTTTTAACCTGGAAAATTATTATTTTTATTGGGTTGGATCATGTTTATCGAACTTGGTGGTTTTTATCGCTTTTAGTGTTATTTGGGAGTAGCTTAACGGCTTGTACCTTTACCCGACAATTACCGACTTTAAAATCAGCCCGTCGCTGGACTTATTACGATAAACCCCAACAATTTCAAAGTATTGCTTTAAGTGCTGAATTAACCACAGGTTCTTTAACCGCTTTAGAACCTTTACTGAAAAAACGTCATTATTTAGTTTTTCAAGACGGGAATAAACTTTATGCTAGACGGGGAATTATCGGAAGAATAGGGCCGATTGTCGTTCATGGGAGTATGTTGATTATTTTAGCAGGTTCTATTATTGGTTCAATTACAGGATTTACAGCCCAAGAAATGGTTCCAGGGGGGAATATTTTTCAAGTTAAAAATATCCTAGATGCGGGACAATTTTCCCAAGCTCAAATTCCTAAAGATTGGGCGGTTAAGGTTAATCGTTTTTGGATTGATTATGATCCTGATGGCAGAATTGATCAATTTTATTCAGATTTATCAGTTATTAATAAACAAGGGGAGGAAGTTGAGCGTAAAACGATTCATGTTAACGAACCTTTTCGATATCAAGGCGTGACTTTTTATCAAGCAGATTGGGGTATTGGAGCCTTACGAGTGCGGGTGAATAAAAGCCCTGTATTTCGCTTACCAATGGCTCCCTTAGACACCGGAGGTCAAGGACGAATTTGGGGAACCTGGATTCCCATTAAACCGGATTTTAGTGCCGGGGTTTCTGTCTTAGCCAAAGATTTAAAAGGAACCGTATTAGTCTATAACGGAAAGGGTGAATTAGTGTCAACCGTCCGCGAGGGAATGTCAACCGAAGTGGATGGAGTAACGTTATTTATTGATGAAGTTGTCGGGAGTACGGGATTACAAATTAAAGCCGATCCGGGGATTCCCATTGTTTATTTAGGGTTTGGGTTGTTAATGATTAGCGTGATGATGAGTTATGTTTCCCATTCTCAAATTTGGGCATTAAAAGAAGGAGAACGTTTATATATTGCGGGTAAAACTAATCGAGCAAAAGTCACCTTTGAACGGGAAATTGTTGCTATTTTAGATGACTTAAATGATTTAGATCAAAATAATTTACTTTCGGTCGGTAATTTGTCAGAAAATTTACAAAATTGA
- the recJ gene encoding single-stranded-DNA-specific exonuclease RecJ, whose product MWQIQPTLDVPEWVIPIIQEYAPQSSGKYIAQLLLRRRIQTPQQLVGFLNPQCYQSASPFEFGIEMERAVERLVLARNNQEIVTIWGDFDADGITATSVLWDGLGQFFNRENQQLSYYIPNRLIESHGLNYTGIDQLYQQGCQLIVTCDTGSTNLKEIEYAHQLGIDIIVTDHHTLLEERPPVIAIINPRYLSPDHPLYHLSGVAVAYKLVEALYEILPNIPQRPLEDLLDLVAIGLIADLVQLKGDCRYLAQLGIEKLQQQLKNPTRPGVAKLLELCKRTGDRPTDISFGLGPRINAVSRIYGDAKFCVELLTSRDKKRCQQLALETELANTRRKALQQDVTRDVMAKLRKIDLSTTQVIVLSDAQWPGGVLGLVAGQVAQNYGRPTILLTTEGTINLSGYGDQLSQNSEFKLARGSARSVNQIDLYELVKSQSHLLHRFGGHPLAAGLSLPVENIPIFTDAINRQMREQVESDLEEIGQRNIQVDLVCTVAELGVDLFQELKLLEPCGMGNPVPKLLIQNCWFTNAWHSLEQDVRGRKVQYIKTTFELWDESTTTGFPGVWWGHYKDELPEGRSDVLVELDFNTFKKQYEIRVLELYSAENQALISSINFADHPILDYRNQPLDERLSNSEGSQNPLILKDCPTCWEDLQAWFRRAYTQKKPLAIAYTLPELLPPVKIWEQLIGIAKYLSRTHQAVTHQQLRHQLNLGGIPLKIGFEALKLLGFKIEYRDHSCYITRQDLSPLNASPTLPQLIQTFLIAVQEEQFRREYFCNVPVSTLEYFAIQTMKNIGV is encoded by the coding sequence ATGTGGCAAATTCAACCAACTTTAGATGTTCCTGAATGGGTAATTCCTATTATTCAAGAGTATGCACCTCAAAGTTCAGGAAAATATATTGCTCAATTATTGCTTCGCCGAAGAATACAAACCCCTCAACAATTAGTTGGATTTTTAAATCCTCAATGTTATCAATCTGCAAGTCCCTTTGAGTTTGGAATTGAGATGGAAAGGGCCGTTGAACGATTAGTTTTAGCGCGAAATAACCAAGAAATTGTAACCATTTGGGGAGATTTTGATGCTGATGGGATTACTGCAACTTCTGTGTTATGGGATGGATTAGGACAATTTTTTAATCGTGAAAACCAGCAACTATCTTATTATATCCCTAATCGATTAATAGAATCTCATGGATTAAATTATACCGGAATTGATCAATTATATCAACAAGGATGCCAGTTAATTGTTACCTGTGATACGGGAAGTACAAATTTAAAAGAAATTGAATATGCTCATCAATTAGGGATTGATATTATTGTTACGGATCATCATACTTTGCTCGAAGAAAGACCGCCTGTTATTGCGATTATTAATCCCCGTTATTTATCTCCAGATCATCCTTTATATCATTTATCAGGCGTTGCCGTTGCTTATAAATTAGTCGAGGCATTATATGAAATTTTACCCAATATTCCTCAACGTCCCTTAGAAGATTTATTAGATTTAGTTGCGATTGGTTTAATTGCTGACTTAGTTCAACTCAAAGGAGATTGTCGTTATTTAGCTCAATTAGGAATTGAAAAATTACAACAACAATTAAAAAATCCAACCCGTCCAGGGGTCGCTAAACTGTTAGAACTCTGTAAACGAACAGGCGATCGCCCGACGGATATTTCCTTCGGTCTTGGCCCTAGAATTAATGCCGTGAGTCGCATTTATGGCGATGCTAAATTCTGTGTTGAACTCCTCACCAGCCGAGATAAAAAACGCTGTCAACAACTCGCTTTAGAAACCGAATTAGCCAATACTCGCCGTAAAGCATTACAACAAGATGTGACCCGTGATGTTATGGCAAAATTAAGAAAAATAGATTTATCAACTACTCAAGTTATTGTGTTATCCGATGCTCAATGGCCGGGAGGAGTTTTAGGTTTAGTGGCGGGTCAAGTCGCTCAAAATTATGGACGACCGACGATTTTATTAACCACCGAAGGAACAATTAATTTATCCGGTTATGGAGATCAATTAAGTCAGAATTCAGAGTTTAAATTAGCTAGAGGTTCTGCTCGTTCAGTAAATCAAATTGATCTCTATGAATTAGTTAAAAGTCAATCCCATCTTTTACATCGATTTGGGGGTCATCCCTTAGCCGCTGGGTTAAGTTTACCCGTAGAAAATATACCTATTTTTACCGATGCTATTAATCGCCAAATGCGAGAACAAGTTGAATCGGATTTAGAAGAAATTGGACAACGGAATATTCAAGTTGATTTAGTTTGCACCGTTGCCGAATTAGGGGTTGATTTATTTCAAGAATTAAAACTATTAGAACCTTGTGGAATGGGAAACCCAGTTCCGAAACTTTTAATTCAAAATTGTTGGTTTACAAATGCTTGGCATTCTTTAGAACAAGATGTTAGAGGACGAAAAGTTCAATATATTAAAACCACTTTTGAACTGTGGGATGAGTCCACCACAACGGGATTTCCGGGGGTTTGGTGGGGACATTATAAAGATGAATTGCCAGAGGGACGTTCAGATGTTTTAGTTGAACTGGATTTTAATACCTTTAAAAAACAATATGAAATTCGCGTATTAGAATTATATTCTGCTGAAAATCAAGCTCTGATCTCATCGATTAATTTTGCTGATCACCCGATTTTAGATTATCGAAATCAACCCCTAGATGAACGTTTATCTAATTCGGAAGGAAGTCAAAATCCATTAATTCTCAAAGATTGTCCAACGTGTTGGGAAGACTTACAAGCTTGGTTTCGACGCGCCTATACTCAAAAAAAACCCTTAGCGATCGCTTATACCTTACCTGAATTATTACCTCCTGTCAAAATTTGGGAACAACTCATTGGAATTGCAAAATATCTTAGTCGTACCCATCAAGCCGTCACCCATCAACAACTGCGCCATCAATTAAACCTCGGAGGAATCCCCTTAAAAATAGGTTTTGAAGCCTTAAAACTCCTAGGATTTAAAATTGAATATCGGGATCATTCCTGTTATATAACTCGACAGGATTTATCACCCTTGAATGCTTCCCCAACTCTTCCCCAATTAATCCAAACCTTTTTAATTGCTGTTCAAGAAGAACAGTTTCGGCGCGAATATTTTTGTAATGTTCCTGTTTCAACCCTAGAATATTTTGCTATTCAAACCATGAAAAATATAGGAGTTTAA
- a CDS encoding pentapeptide repeat-containing protein — MKVIAFVIKTGLILSFILGWTVPTEATNFKTIEQLVETKACPSFLWQSCNLEGANLEGFDLSNAQLSGANLKQANLKNANLRYANLSGGNLRAAHLENANLLGANLSHAYLSKANLTHASLLEANFTLANLTHANLEKSTLLGARLWGTNLTQANLTYASLRGTNLQYANLEKSNLSFAELNSLLFRDSPQFTNLSNANLEGANLEGVNLETVILEGAVMPDGSIHE; from the coding sequence ATGAAAGTGATTGCTTTCGTGATTAAAACAGGGTTAATTCTGAGTTTCATATTAGGTTGGACAGTTCCCACTGAGGCGACCAACTTCAAAACGATAGAACAATTAGTTGAAACGAAAGCTTGTCCTTCATTCCTTTGGCAAAGTTGCAACTTAGAAGGCGCAAATTTAGAAGGATTTGATTTATCGAATGCTCAGTTGTCAGGAGCCAATTTAAAACAAGCAAATTTAAAAAATGCCAATTTAAGATATGCTAATTTATCAGGAGGTAATTTGCGAGCCGCTCATTTAGAAAATGCCAATTTATTAGGAGCAAATCTCAGCCATGCTTACCTATCAAAAGCCAATTTAACCCATGCCAGTTTATTAGAAGCGAATTTTACTTTAGCTAATTTAACTCATGCTAATTTAGAAAAATCAACCTTATTGGGAGCCAGATTATGGGGAACAAACTTAACGCAAGCGAATTTAACTTATGCCAGTTTACGAGGCACTAATTTACAATATGCCAACTTAGAAAAAAGTAATTTAAGCTTTGCCGAATTAAACAGCTTATTGTTTCGAGATTCCCCTCAATTTACGAATCTCAGTAATGCTAATTTAGAAGGAGCAAACCTAGAAGGCGTTAATTTAGAAACCGTGATTTTAGAAGGTGCTGTCATGCCGGATGGTTCAATTCATGAGTAA
- a CDS encoding glycosyltransferase encodes MTNLSVVIPVYNGETDLPDLIDCLRSQTYPADQVEYLLVDNNSQDNSVAIVKELAAHSSIQIRSLSENQIQSSYAARNAGIRAATGEIIAFTDMDCRPEPQWLEELIKPFYNQNIGLVAGEIIALPSENLLEKYADKQDTLSQKHTLNHGFLPYGQTANLAIRRVIFEQVGLFRPYLTTGGDADICWRIQQQTNYQLEFAPLATVKHRHRSTFKALQSQWRRYGQSNRYLHELHGINLMEGLTFSDYVYRLGRWVLKELPLGSVKLLMGKAEIVDLVSTPISLLNGTARFQGQQQSKLSEQAEWIEHL; translated from the coding sequence ATGACTAACCTTTCTGTTGTTATCCCCGTTTATAATGGTGAAACGGATTTGCCGGATTTAATTGATTGTTTGCGATCGCAAACCTATCCGGCAGATCAAGTAGAATACTTATTGGTTGATAATAATAGTCAGGATAATTCTGTTGCGATTGTCAAGGAATTAGCAGCGCATTCTTCAATTCAGATTCGGTCGTTGTCAGAAAATCAGATTCAAAGTTCATATGCTGCTCGTAATGCCGGAATTCGAGCCGCGACCGGGGAAATTATTGCCTTTACGGATATGGATTGCCGTCCAGAACCTCAATGGTTAGAGGAATTAATTAAACCCTTTTATAATCAAAATATCGGGTTAGTTGCAGGTGAAATCATTGCTTTACCCAGTGAAAATTTATTAGAAAAGTATGCCGATAAACAAGATACTTTATCTCAAAAACACACCTTAAATCATGGGTTTTTACCCTACGGTCAAACGGCTAATTTAGCCATTCGGCGTGTGATTTTTGAACAGGTGGGTTTGTTTCGTCCCTACCTGACTACTGGGGGGGATGCCGATATCTGTTGGCGGATTCAACAACAAACGAATTATCAATTAGAATTTGCACCTCTAGCAACGGTTAAACATCGTCATCGGTCTACGTTCAAAGCCTTACAAAGTCAGTGGCGACGCTACGGACAATCCAATCGTTATTTACACGAACTTCATGGTATTAATTTAATGGAAGGGTTAACCTTTTCTGATTATGTTTATCGCTTAGGACGTTGGGTTTTAAAAGAATTACCTCTCGGTAGCGTAAAACTTTTGATGGGAAAAGCGGAAATCGTGGATTTAGTCAGTACCCCCATCTCGTTATTAAATGGAACTGCTCGCTTTCAAGGACAACAACAATCGAAATTATCTGAACAAGCTGAATGGATTGAACATTTGTAA